The following coding sequences lie in one Spirochaetia bacterium 38H-sp genomic window:
- a CDS encoding flagellar protein FlaG has product MADMKIPPGVPVTTPDNAEKVRQRESLPPVERQNKKEISLDRQNNSGVKIKTPILSRRLKYSIDRELNQVIVKVIDAETEKIIKELPPEALQRLHRRIREAVALLVDEEA; this is encoded by the coding sequence ATGGCAGACATGAAAATTCCTCCGGGAGTACCTGTAACTACACCAGATAATGCAGAAAAAGTGCGGCAACGGGAAAGCTTACCTCCCGTGGAAAGACAGAATAAAAAAGAAATCTCATTAGATAGACAAAATAACTCCGGAGTTAAGATAAAGACTCCTATTCTTTCCAGAAGGCTTAAATATAGTATAGATAGAGAGCTAAATCAGGTTATAGTAAAGGTGATTGATGCAGAAACCGAAAAGATAATAAAGGAGCTTCCCCCGGAAGCATTGCAAAGACTTCATAGGAGAATAAGAGAAGCCGTTGCATTACTTGTAGATGAGGAAGCCTGA
- the tsaE gene encoding tRNA (adenosine(37)-N6)-threonylcarbamoyltransferase complex ATPase subunit type 1 TsaE — protein sequence MSSSPEESITIARNIAKYITPPRVIAYRGGLGAGKTTFTRGLLSGWGASDIIQSPTFTIIKEYFVGFPVYHIDAYRLSSAEELEFIGIEDIFYGDGIAIIEWSEKVEDILPDDRIDIFFNIPDDFKREIIIEGLVIDENLGD from the coding sequence CTGTCGTCTTCTCCGGAAGAGTCCATAACAATAGCAAGGAATATTGCAAAATATATTACTCCTCCTCGTGTGATAGCATATAGAGGTGGACTAGGGGCAGGAAAAACTACTTTTACTAGAGGTTTGCTAAGTGGTTGGGGAGCATCGGATATTATACAGAGTCCCACTTTTACTATTATCAAGGAATATTTTGTGGGGTTTCCTGTTTATCATATCGATGCATACAGGTTGTCGTCTGCAGAAGAGCTTGAGTTTATTGGTATAGAGGATATTTTCTACGGAGATGGTATTGCTATTATAGAATGGTCAGAGAAGGTAGAAGATATTTTGCCAGACGACAGGATTGATATTTTTTTTAATATTCCAGATGATTTTAAGCGTGAGATTATTATAGAAGGGCTTGTTATTGATGAAAATCTTGGCGATTGA
- the rplT gene encoding 50S ribosomal protein L20, with translation MPRAVDGTRRKDRRKKILDHAKGFWGRRKSNFRAAKDSVSKALMYAYRDRRAKKREFRKLWIARISAACRAEGISYSRFINGLNKANITINRKVLSNMAIEDPAAFKQLVEKAKSSLEA, from the coding sequence ATGCCTAGAGCAGTAGACGGTACAAGAAGAAAAGATAGAAGAAAAAAGATTCTGGACCATGCAAAAGGATTCTGGGGCAGACGAAAGTCTAACTTTAGAGCTGCCAAAGATTCTGTTTCAAAGGCTCTAATGTATGCCTATAGAGATCGCAGGGCAAAAAAGAGGGAGTTTAGAAAATTGTGGATTGCAAGGATATCTGCTGCATGCCGTGCAGAGGGTATTTCCTACTCCAGATTTATAAACGGCCTCAATAAGGCAAACATTACGATAAACAGAAAAGTTCTATCCAATATGGCAATAGAAGATCCTGCTGCTTTTAAGCAGCTTGTAGAAAAGGCAAAATCAAGTCTGGAGGCTTAG
- the infC gene encoding translation initiation factor IF-3: MATKELRTNEQIRSKQVRLIDQNGEQLGVVDIDRALTMAQEAGLDLVEVAPDAKPPVCKLINYGRYKFEQEKKQKEAKKKQKQTKLKEIRMQPKIDTHDLQFKTKHVKEFLDAGNKVKVTVRFRGRELAHTEIGRNVLEKIIELLGDGYTVERAPSMEGRFMSMVLSPKSKK; the protein is encoded by the coding sequence TTGGCTACAAAAGAACTGAGGACCAACGAACAAATCAGGTCCAAGCAGGTAAGACTTATAGATCAAAACGGAGAACAATTAGGGGTAGTAGATATTGATAGAGCCCTTACTATGGCACAAGAAGCAGGACTGGATCTTGTTGAGGTTGCACCTGATGCAAAACCGCCTGTATGCAAGCTTATAAACTATGGCAGATATAAGTTTGAACAGGAAAAAAAGCAGAAGGAAGCCAAAAAAAAGCAAAAGCAGACTAAGCTCAAAGAAATAAGGATGCAGCCCAAGATTGATACCCATGACCTTCAGTTTAAAACCAAGCATGTAAAAGAATTTCTTGATGCAGGTAATAAGGTAAAGGTTACCGTGAGGTTCAGGGGTAGAGAGCTTGCTCATACAGAAATTGGCAGAAATGTCCTTGAGAAGATAATAGAACTTCTCGGGGATGGATATACAGTGGAACGAGCTCCAAGCATGGAAGGACGGTTTATGTCCATGGTGCTCTCCCCAAAATCAAAAAAATGA
- a CDS encoding flagellin has translation MIINHNMSALYANRTLAERDVSMTKNIEKLSSGLRINRAGDDASGLAVSEKLRSQIRGLNQASRNIQNAVSFIQTTEGYLQESQDILHRLRELAVQSANGIYTDEDRLQIQVEVSQLVDEINRIASHAQFNGMNLLTGGFAQNGPRTLNIQVGANMDQQERIYIGTMTADALLGGQNAGEGALVSIASPEDANRAIGQVDTALKVISKQRADLGAYQNRFEMAWKGVSVAAENLQAAESRIRDVDMASEMVDYVKNQILTQSNTAMLAQANMKTQSVLQLLG, from the coding sequence ATGATCATAAACCACAACATGAGCGCCCTGTATGCCAACAGGACACTCGCAGAACGCGACGTCTCAATGACAAAAAACATTGAGAAACTTTCTTCCGGTCTTAGAATTAACAGAGCCGGAGATGATGCATCAGGTCTTGCTGTATCTGAGAAGCTAAGAAGTCAGATAAGAGGACTTAATCAGGCATCAAGGAATATCCAGAATGCAGTATCCTTTATCCAGACCACAGAGGGATATCTGCAAGAGTCACAGGATATTCTGCACCGTCTTAGAGAGCTTGCAGTACAGTCAGCAAACGGAATCTACACGGATGAAGACCGCCTTCAGATACAGGTTGAGGTATCTCAGCTTGTTGATGAGATCAACAGAATTGCATCTCATGCTCAATTCAACGGTATGAATCTTCTGACAGGCGGATTTGCACAAAATGGTCCAAGAACTCTCAACATACAAGTGGGAGCCAATATGGACCAACAAGAAAGGATTTATATAGGTACAATGACAGCAGATGCTCTTCTCGGAGGTCAGAACGCTGGAGAAGGCGCTCTTGTATCTATAGCTTCCCCTGAGGATGCAAACCGTGCTATAGGTCAGGTAGATACTGCTCTTAAAGTAATATCTAAGCAGAGAGCAGATCTCGGTGCATATCAAAACAGGTTTGAGATGGCATGGAAAGGCGTTTCCGTAGCTGCCGAAAACCTTCAGGCTGCAGAGTCAAGAATAAGAGATGTTGATATGGCATCTGAGATGGTTGACTATGTAAAGAACCAGATACTGACCCAGTCCAACACAGCTATGCTGGCACAAGCTAATATGAAGACTCAGTCAGTATTGCAATTACTTGGTTAA
- a CDS encoding PilZ domain-containing protein: protein MAIVTSQQIIRYYNQFKQIEVTFNKNITSAIGFLPRESYLKCGDDHWPCIVYSISMTGAKVIVNNKIKFSEKLKATNNLVNLRLSFEQKENSQPITFFVSSKVVGSTPYGQENPTVSFLTLEYTHRPPDTLIETLGTLLEASITAHKRKEQRIVINEKILHYLKLKENNTLIYIQKVPRKCILRDLSFSGAKVILMGVAKFLLNKQVEIKIEFEDPLEQFVIPGQIVRYEPVEGRKDIGAFAIHFDEKAIPLGYKMRLNEFLKSSIAKNIETAGPDAGEKN from the coding sequence ATGGCAATAGTAACCAGTCAACAAATAATAAGATATTATAACCAGTTTAAACAAATCGAAGTAACTTTTAATAAAAATATAACTTCTGCAATAGGATTTCTACCCAGAGAAAGCTATCTTAAATGTGGTGATGATCATTGGCCATGTATCGTATATTCTATATCAATGACTGGTGCAAAGGTCATAGTAAATAACAAGATAAAATTTTCCGAGAAACTTAAGGCAACAAATAATCTCGTAAATCTTCGTTTAAGTTTTGAACAAAAAGAAAACTCACAGCCCATAACATTCTTTGTTTCCAGCAAGGTGGTGGGCTCAACTCCGTATGGCCAAGAAAATCCGACAGTAAGTTTTCTTACCCTAGAATATACACACAGGCCTCCTGATACACTTATAGAGACACTCGGCACCCTATTGGAAGCAAGCATAACTGCACACAAAAGAAAAGAACAGAGAATAGTGATTAATGAAAAAATATTACATTATTTAAAGCTAAAAGAAAACAATACACTTATATACATACAAAAGGTTCCCAGAAAGTGCATATTACGGGATCTTTCTTTCTCTGGTGCAAAAGTTATACTCATGGGAGTTGCAAAGTTTCTGTTAAACAAGCAGGTAGAAATAAAAATAGAATTTGAAGATCCTTTGGAACAATTTGTTATTCCTGGTCAAATAGTACGTTATGAACCTGTAGAAGGCAGAAAGGATATAGGGGCTTTTGCCATACATTTTGATGAAAAAGCTATTCCATTGGGATATAAAATGAGGTTAAATGAGTTTTTAAAGTCTTCTATTGCAAAGAACATAGAAACTGCTGGTCCAGATGCAGGAGAAAAAAACTAA
- the fliD gene encoding flagellar filament capping protein FliD, with translation MSDISIPGVSSKYKTDELISKLVEAEKIPLTRLEDTKKTYESQKEAWRELSVLTSKVRESAKTLYSFENPFQEKKATSSDESILTATATREAEKGSYSIKVKKIATADRFLSDSIDKDSEIPKGNYVFKVGEEEIKFSFSGGKIKDFVDRINSRGKDLVRASLIQQTPDSLVLLIESKKTGKSNKLLFDGDAKKLAVDLGIIKPVPNNSYNFDAKADNIQAWESKLSDTAYQIAENSLIINPQTELKLPINPSINITDSMVMELTINIEEIPEDNNTPSPPPGPDLPETEGVTLDDVTVEGAPADIPLPSWTPPPPPPRVDDNQIFFLLRNNKATPLPAITKGPFPKKITISLSEYMSSIDGIGIRNKNTHKKIEVSDIRIYDPAVRGDYVAKNPISSADDAEIILDGIRMIRESNTIDDAIPGTTLDLIDASDKTVKLKIEPDKEAIKDAIISFVGSYNRLMADLNILTQDNEDIIAELTYFSDDEKDKAKENLGMFRGDSTLTQLKSKLQDIMINPYPTRDNTLKLLVQLGISSNASKPGTGGYDRTKLRGYLEINEEKLDQALTGDILAIKDMFGNDTDGDLVVDNGIAFKTEELLKAHASTGGIYDIRIKTLDTRIARTEKDIEDYKEHLEDYEASLKRKYGMMEGALGALEKNSKAIDNFSNSLNNK, from the coding sequence ATGTCGGACATCTCAATACCCGGAGTAAGCAGTAAATATAAGACAGATGAACTCATAAGTAAACTTGTAGAAGCAGAAAAGATACCTCTCACGAGACTTGAAGATACAAAAAAAACTTATGAATCTCAAAAAGAAGCATGGAGAGAGCTTAGTGTTCTAACATCTAAGGTAAGAGAATCCGCTAAAACTCTTTATAGCTTTGAGAATCCCTTTCAGGAAAAAAAAGCTACCAGCTCCGATGAGTCTATTCTTACAGCTACAGCAACAAGAGAAGCAGAAAAGGGATCTTATTCTATAAAGGTCAAGAAGATAGCAACTGCAGATAGATTTCTTTCAGACAGTATAGATAAAGATAGCGAGATCCCAAAAGGAAACTATGTATTCAAAGTGGGAGAAGAGGAAATAAAGTTTTCTTTCTCGGGAGGAAAGATAAAAGACTTTGTTGACAGGATAAACTCCAGAGGTAAAGATCTTGTAAGAGCTTCTCTTATACAACAGACACCAGATAGTCTTGTTCTGCTGATAGAATCAAAAAAAACAGGAAAAAGTAACAAGCTTCTTTTTGATGGCGATGCAAAAAAGCTTGCAGTAGACCTTGGTATAATAAAACCAGTGCCTAATAATTCATATAACTTCGATGCAAAAGCCGACAATATCCAAGCATGGGAATCAAAACTGTCAGATACAGCATATCAAATAGCAGAGAACAGTCTTATAATAAATCCTCAAACAGAATTAAAACTTCCTATAAATCCTTCTATAAATATAACAGACTCAATGGTCATGGAATTGACAATAAATATAGAAGAGATACCGGAAGATAACAACACACCCAGTCCTCCTCCTGGACCTGATTTACCAGAGACAGAAGGAGTTACGCTTGATGATGTAACTGTTGAGGGTGCTCCGGCTGATATACCTCTTCCTTCATGGACACCTCCCCCACCACCTCCAAGGGTAGACGATAATCAAATCTTTTTTTTGCTCAGAAATAACAAGGCAACTCCTCTTCCCGCAATTACAAAGGGTCCGTTTCCCAAGAAAATAACCATTTCCCTTTCAGAATACATGAGCAGCATAGATGGTATAGGAATAAGGAATAAAAACACACATAAAAAGATAGAAGTATCAGATATAAGGATTTATGATCCTGCAGTAAGAGGAGATTATGTTGCAAAGAATCCAATAAGTTCTGCAGACGATGCAGAAATAATCTTAGATGGGATAAGAATGATAAGGGAAAGCAACACAATAGATGATGCTATACCAGGGACAACTCTTGATTTGATCGATGCAAGCGACAAAACCGTAAAACTTAAGATAGAGCCTGATAAAGAAGCAATAAAAGATGCTATTATATCCTTTGTTGGAAGTTATAACAGGCTTATGGCAGATTTAAATATTCTTACCCAGGATAATGAAGATATTATTGCAGAACTGACTTATTTTTCTGATGATGAGAAAGATAAAGCAAAAGAAAATCTCGGTATGTTTAGAGGAGATTCCACACTTACTCAGCTAAAAAGCAAGTTACAGGATATAATGATTAATCCTTATCCCACAAGAGACAACACCCTTAAGCTTCTTGTTCAACTGGGGATATCCAGCAATGCATCAAAACCAGGCACAGGAGGATATGACAGAACAAAGCTCAGAGGGTATCTGGAAATTAACGAAGAAAAACTGGACCAAGCATTAACAGGAGATATACTTGCAATTAAAGATATGTTTGGCAATGATACTGATGGAGATCTCGTGGTTGACAATGGCATAGCCTTTAAAACAGAGGAGCTTTTAAAGGCTCATGCTTCTACAGGAGGTATATACGATATAAGAATAAAAACATTGGATACGCGCATTGCAAGAACCGAAAAAGATATAGAAGATTATAAAGAACACCTTGAAGATTATGAAGCTAGCTTAAAAAGGAAATACGGGATGATGGAAGGTGCACTGGGAGCTTTGGAAAAGAACTCTAAGGCAATTGATAACTTTTCCAATTCCCTTAATAACAAATAA
- the metW gene encoding methionine biosynthesis protein MetW has product MSTDKNLNGYKSSPHIFKEIVDLIDEGSRVLDLGCGSGELLSMLKEKKKVYATGVDIEEKMVLNCIQRGLSVFQGDLDEGLKDYETGSYDYVILSHTLQVVKRPKELLIEMLRVGKKAIVNFPNFGYMGIRLQLLFKGRMPVTKGLPYSWYDTPNIHLCTRKDFIELSKEIHAKILKEIAFNNKHRIRGPLLNARSAEVCYLITKQ; this is encoded by the coding sequence ATGAGCACGGATAAAAATCTCAACGGATATAAATCATCACCTCATATTTTTAAAGAGATTGTTGACCTCATAGACGAAGGCTCAAGAGTACTGGATCTTGGCTGCGGTTCTGGAGAATTGCTGTCAATGCTTAAGGAAAAAAAGAAAGTATATGCAACAGGTGTGGATATAGAAGAGAAAATGGTTCTCAACTGCATTCAAAGGGGATTAAGCGTTTTTCAAGGCGACTTGGACGAGGGATTAAAAGATTATGAAACAGGAAGTTACGATTATGTAATTCTCAGCCATACTCTGCAGGTAGTAAAAAGGCCCAAAGAGCTTCTTATAGAAATGCTCAGAGTGGGTAAAAAAGCAATAGTAAATTTCCCCAATTTTGGTTATATGGGAATAAGACTGCAACTCCTTTTTAAAGGCAGAATGCCTGTTACCAAGGGGCTACCCTATTCGTGGTATGACACGCCCAATATTCATCTGTGTACACGTAAGGATTTTATAGAACTCAGCAAAGAAATACATGCAAAAATATTGAAAGAAATCGCATTTAATAACAAACACAGGATAAGAGGGCCACTATTAAACGCAAGAAGTGCGGAAGTATGCTATCTTATAACAAAACAATAA
- a CDS encoding tetratricopeptide repeat protein, which yields MISRNDPLENVFFINLPEDLDYTIGNFRIEADIPIPVEAAPGENTIKQENLSWEMLVSGMLKIMAYQPGHKHADYYRKFIFAVKPDIVGELSETGVFKAKQKEFDLAEEIFLALTGLEPDNPAHLLNLAVLYEERAKVNKKLDNIEAAEEYTKNAFYMYKRIFSLDKDIPKEAYLNAGFFYSENNNYSEALEHFKQYLKHQDVKPEMKEKIENLVKHIERSNLADTLFDKAYQEIINNNEEKGIQLIKQFIRDNPDVWNAWFLLGWGYRRIKKFAEAAEAFEKANLLNPNHTETLNELAICYTETNRLSEAKDMLYRALKDDSENVKIISNLGIIALKEGNKEEAINMFKVVLEFSPDDPIAKEYIKILEKK from the coding sequence ATGATATCAAGAAATGATCCCCTTGAAAACGTATTTTTTATAAATTTACCAGAAGACCTTGATTACACCATAGGAAACTTCAGGATAGAAGCGGATATCCCTATACCGGTAGAAGCGGCTCCTGGAGAAAATACCATAAAACAGGAAAACCTTTCATGGGAAATGCTTGTATCCGGAATGTTAAAAATAATGGCATATCAACCAGGACATAAACATGCAGATTATTACAGGAAATTTATTTTTGCAGTAAAACCGGATATAGTAGGAGAACTTTCTGAGACAGGGGTTTTTAAGGCAAAACAAAAAGAATTTGATCTTGCAGAAGAAATTTTTCTTGCCCTTACAGGACTAGAACCAGATAATCCAGCACACTTGTTAAATCTGGCAGTATTGTACGAGGAAAGAGCAAAAGTAAATAAAAAGCTGGATAATATTGAAGCTGCAGAAGAATACACAAAGAATGCCTTCTATATGTACAAGAGAATATTTTCTCTCGACAAAGATATACCCAAAGAAGCTTATCTCAATGCCGGTTTTTTCTACTCAGAAAACAACAATTATAGCGAAGCGCTGGAACACTTTAAGCAATATTTAAAACATCAGGATGTAAAACCAGAAATGAAGGAAAAGATAGAAAATCTGGTAAAGCACATAGAAAGAAGCAATTTGGCAGATACTCTATTTGATAAAGCCTACCAAGAGATAATAAACAACAATGAGGAAAAAGGCATACAGCTCATAAAGCAGTTTATCAGAGATAATCCTGACGTTTGGAATGCATGGTTTTTATTAGGCTGGGGATACAGAAGGATAAAGAAATTTGCAGAAGCTGCAGAAGCTTTTGAAAAAGCTAATTTATTAAACCCCAACCACACAGAAACACTAAATGAACTTGCAATATGTTACACAGAGACAAACAGGCTCTCAGAAGCAAAAGATATGCTTTATAGAGCTTTAAAAGACGATAGTGAAAATGTAAAAATAATATCAAATCTTGGGATAATAGCTCTAAAAGAAGGAAATAAAGAAGAAGCCATCAATATGTTTAAAGTTGTGCTGGAGTTTTCTCCGGACGATCCCATTGCAAAGGAATATATAAAAATCCTGGAAAAAAAATAA
- a CDS encoding cell division protein ZapA, translating to MERSIDVNILGTSFKIKTDENPEYVKSVLELYKNKVEHIKTTLDIDEPIKIAILSGIMLADELMQKDTEYSKKLRKNTEEIEQIAEKLIKEIDQALS from the coding sequence ATGGAACGTTCCATAGATGTAAATATACTGGGAACATCTTTTAAAATAAAAACAGATGAAAATCCTGAGTACGTAAAGAGTGTATTGGAGCTCTATAAAAACAAGGTAGAACATATCAAGACTACACTGGATATAGATGAACCCATAAAAATAGCTATACTTAGCGGCATAATGCTTGCAGATGAGCTTATGCAAAAAGACACGGAATACAGCAAAAAGCTTAGGAAAAATACAGAAGAAATAGAACAGATAGCAGAAAAACTAATAAAAGAAATCGACCAGGCTCTTTCGTAA
- a CDS encoding flagellin has protein sequence MIINHNLSAMFAQRQNGVVAGSLDKNIEKLSSGLRINRAGDDASGLAVSEKMRSQIRGLKQASKNAQNGISFIQVTEGYLQNTQDILQRIRELAVQSSNGIYSEEDRMQIQVEVSQLVDEIDRIASHAQFNGMNLLTGRFAREEGENVITASMWFHIGANMDQRERVYIGTMTAAALSVKNADNSPISLASPEDANRAIGVVDLALKKVSKQRADLGAYQNRLEYATKGLDIGAENLQAAESRIRDLDMAAEMVEYTKNQILMQSSNAMLAQANTKTQSVLQLLG, from the coding sequence ATGATTATCAATCACAACCTAAGTGCAATGTTTGCACAGAGGCAAAACGGCGTAGTGGCCGGAAGCTTGGACAAAAACATCGAGAAACTTTCTTCCGGTCTCAGAATCAACAGAGCCGGCGACGATGCATCCGGGCTTGCAGTATCTGAAAAGATGCGTTCTCAGATAAGAGGACTTAAGCAGGCATCTAAGAACGCTCAGAACGGCATCTCTTTTATTCAGGTAACAGAGGGATATCTGCAGAATACACAGGATATTCTTCAGAGGATAAGAGAGTTAGCAGTTCAGTCTTCTAACGGTATCTACTCGGAAGAAGACAGAATGCAGATACAGGTTGAGGTATCTCAGCTTGTAGATGAGATAGATAGGATAGCTTCTCATGCACAGTTTAACGGTATGAACCTTCTTACAGGCCGTTTTGCCAGAGAAGAAGGTGAGAATGTTATCACAGCAAGCATGTGGTTCCACATCGGCGCTAACATGGATCAGAGAGAGCGTGTATACATAGGCACAATGACAGCAGCAGCGCTTAGTGTTAAGAATGCCGACAACTCCCCTATTTCTCTTGCAAGTCCTGAGGATGCAAACCGTGCAATCGGCGTTGTTGATCTCGCGCTCAAAAAAGTAAGCAAGCAGCGTGCGGATCTGGGTGCATACCAAAATCGTCTTGAGTATGCTACAAAAGGATTGGATATAGGTGCAGAGAATCTGCAGGCAGCAGAGTCAAGAATAAGAGACCTTGATATGGCAGCCGAAATGGTAGAGTATACCAAAAATCAAATTCTCATGCAGTCCAGTAATGCAATGCTTGCTCAGGCTAACACAAAAACACAATCGGTGTTGCAACTTCTCGGATAA
- the rpmI gene encoding 50S ribosomal protein L35, with protein sequence MPKIKTRKSVAKRFKVTGSGKVKYKKQNLRHILTKKNKKRKRHLRKAGVLPKMEERRVHSLLPYA encoded by the coding sequence ATGCCCAAGATAAAAACAAGAAAAAGCGTTGCCAAGAGATTTAAGGTTACAGGTTCCGGTAAGGTAAAATACAAAAAGCAGAACCTGAGACACATCTTGACAAAAAAGAACAAAAAAAGAAAAAGACACCTAAGAAAAGCAGGTGTTCTTCCCAAGATGGAAGAGCGAAGGGTACATTCTCTTCTACCTTATGCTTAA
- a CDS encoding PilZ domain-containing protein, translating into MPFLPLLRYEFEFFSEPDPTVNRITLIILAAIILLVIVLAQLNSRKTAKGAKTGYSKWRFSRSARKLGFSSFYIKILDRLIKKYNIPNPDNLLLNNPILDSILKREITEIENESIPETEKDLRKHHLFLIKQVIEANRPRLARTTSSKYIKQGESVKILIPSQNKVYSTDVLENSSQYLILRAPRNEKGNIVYIPPGTRINISFTKYENNLFSGNTVVRDFKKDGQSKIYVAHIEKMQQVLQRRHKRAEIYAPCYYYPVSIVSTTSRKRQAVVDANKRFSGTIINISAGGCGIKTLNPLKVGMLVKINFKTDTGDNVTAYGKIRSITFQKGQGNVMHIMFTSMTKHHLNEIREIIYDMRPLS; encoded by the coding sequence ATGCCTTTTTTACCGCTTTTGCGATACGAGTTTGAATTTTTCTCTGAGCCTGATCCTACTGTAAATAGAATTACTCTGATAATTCTTGCTGCGATAATTTTGCTCGTTATCGTTCTGGCACAGCTTAATAGCAGAAAAACAGCAAAAGGGGCAAAGACAGGATATAGCAAATGGCGCTTTAGCAGAAGTGCAAGAAAATTGGGATTTAGCAGTTTTTATATAAAGATTCTTGATAGACTTATAAAAAAATATAATATTCCTAATCCAGATAATCTTCTTCTTAATAATCCTATTCTGGACTCCATCCTGAAGAGGGAAATAACTGAAATAGAAAACGAATCAATACCTGAGACAGAAAAAGATCTGAGGAAACATCATCTCTTTCTTATAAAACAGGTCATAGAGGCTAACAGGCCGCGCCTGGCAAGGACCACTTCTTCCAAATATATAAAGCAGGGTGAAAGCGTAAAAATTCTTATTCCTTCTCAAAATAAGGTATATTCTACAGATGTGCTTGAAAATTCTTCTCAGTATTTAATTTTGCGGGCACCGAGAAATGAGAAAGGGAATATTGTCTATATTCCTCCTGGTACAAGGATAAATATCAGTTTTACAAAATATGAGAATAATCTCTTTTCCGGTAATACTGTTGTACGCGATTTTAAAAAGGATGGACAGTCCAAGATATATGTCGCTCACATAGAAAAGATGCAACAGGTTTTACAGAGAAGACATAAAAGGGCTGAGATTTATGCGCCTTGTTATTACTACCCTGTTTCTATAGTCTCTACGACTTCCAGAAAAAGACAGGCGGTAGTAGATGCTAACAAAAGATTTTCCGGTACCATTATAAATATTTCCGCAGGGGGATGTGGTATAAAAACATTAAATCCTCTAAAAGTGGGGATGCTAGTAAAAATAAATTTTAAAACCGATACGGGTGACAATGTAACGGCTTATGGTAAAATCAGAAGCATAACATTTCAGAAGGGACAGGGAAATGTTATGCATATAATGTTTACAAGCATGACAAAACATCATCTAAATGAAATAAGAGAAATTATATATGACATGCGTCCCCTGAGCTGA
- a CDS encoding cell division protein ZapB, whose protein sequence is MLTVEQIRQLEEKVRKMVEFIGKLKSENASLKERLSNSIERIENLEELLKKYKESQQEIEEGILSTLDHLNQIEDEIISSKEDSSGSAPLHDASGESTIEAVSNFAEEKEQHTDTPKGEDTAKEPDNNDLFVDENNSESEEKNGDIPAPPPSSQLDIF, encoded by the coding sequence ATGTTGACAGTGGAGCAGATCCGTCAGCTTGAAGAAAAAGTTAGGAAGATGGTCGAGTTTATAGGCAAGCTCAAGTCGGAAAATGCATCTCTAAAAGAAAGGCTTTCTAACAGTATAGAGAGAATAGAAAATCTTGAAGAGCTGTTAAAAAAATATAAAGAAAGTCAGCAAGAAATAGAAGAAGGCATTTTATCGACTCTCGATCATCTTAACCAAATAGAAGATGAAATTATATCTTCAAAAGAAGATTCAAGCGGTTCTGCTCCTCTGCATGATGCATCCGGAGAATCCACTATAGAAGCAGTAAGTAATTTTGCAGAAGAAAAGGAACAGCATACAGATACACCCAAAGGTGAAGATACCGCTAAAGAACCCGATAACAACGATCTCTTTGTGGATGAAAATAATTCCGAATCAGAAGAAAAAAATGGAGATATTCCAGCCCCCCCTCCTTCGTCTCAGTTGGACATCTTCTGA